One genomic region from Jilunia laotingensis encodes:
- a CDS encoding SDR family NAD(P)-dependent oxidoreductase yields the protein MMERRYAIITGADGGMGREITRAVAAAGYYVIMACYNPSAAEPVRQRIAEETGSGQLEILQLDLASMASVSAFADTILERGIPVALLMNNAGTMETGLHITVDGMERTVSVNYVGPYLLTRKLIPLMGKGSRIVSMVSCTYAIGKLDFPDFFLRGRKGGFWRIPIYSNTKLALLLFTLDLSERLKERGITVNAADPGIVSTDIITMQQWFDPLTDIFFRPFIRTPKQGASTAVGLLLNEEAEGQTGTFNVNNHPKALSDKYVHHIQRRLLWELTEERVRQWL from the coding sequence ATGATGGAACGGAGATATGCAATCATTACCGGAGCGGACGGTGGCATGGGAAGGGAGATCACCCGGGCTGTGGCTGCTGCGGGGTATTATGTGATAATGGCTTGTTACAATCCTTCCGCTGCCGAGCCTGTGCGTCAACGTATTGCAGAGGAAACGGGGAGTGGTCAATTGGAAATACTTCAGCTGGATTTGGCTTCGATGGCTTCCGTCTCAGCTTTTGCAGATACCATTTTAGAGCGTGGCATTCCTGTTGCATTGCTGATGAACAATGCAGGAACGATGGAGACGGGACTGCATATTACTGTTGATGGGATGGAACGTACGGTCAGTGTTAATTATGTCGGGCCTTACTTGCTGACACGCAAACTGATTCCTTTGATGGGGAAGGGAAGTCGCATTGTGAGTATGGTGTCATGTACGTATGCAATTGGTAAACTCGACTTTCCTGATTTTTTTCTTCGCGGAAGGAAAGGAGGCTTCTGGCGTATACCCATATATAGTAATACGAAACTTGCTTTGTTGCTTTTCACTCTGGATTTGTCGGAAAGATTGAAGGAACGCGGCATAACGGTCAATGCGGCTGATCCGGGAATTGTATCTACCGATATTATCACAATGCAACAATGGTTTGACCCGTTGACGGATATTTTTTTTCGTCCCTTTATACGTACTCCGAAACAGGGAGCTTCGACTGCAGTCGGACTATTGCTGAATGAGGAAGCGGAAGGACAAACAGGAACGTTTAATGTGAATAATCATCCCAAAGCTCTTTCCGACAAATACGTTCATCATATACAAAGGAGACTGTTATGGGAGCTGACGGAAGAAAGAGTAAGGCAGTGGTTGTAG
- the pfkA gene encoding 6-phosphofructokinase: MGTVKCIGVLTSGGDAPGMNAAIRAVTRAAIYNGLKVKGIYRGYRGLVTGEISEFKSQNVSNIIQLGGTILKTARCKEFKTPEGRQMAYDNMKKEGIDALVVIGGDGSLSGARIFAQEFDVPCIGLPGTIDNDLYGTDTTIGYDTALNTILDAVDKIRDTATSHERLFFVEVMGRDAGFLALNGAIASGAEAAIIPEFSTEVDQLEEFIKSGFRKSKNSSIVLVAESELTGGAMHYAERVKNEYPQYDVRVTILGHLQRGGSPTAHDRILASRLGAAAIDAIMEDQRNVMIGIDHDEIVYVPFSKAIKNDKRINRELVNVLRELSI; the protein is encoded by the coding sequence ATGGGAACAGTTAAGTGTATTGGTGTCTTGACCTCCGGAGGAGACGCTCCCGGTATGAATGCTGCAATTCGGGCAGTAACTCGTGCAGCTATCTATAACGGACTGAAAGTAAAGGGTATATACAGAGGATATAGGGGACTGGTGACAGGAGAAATCAGTGAATTCAAAAGCCAGAACGTAAGTAATATAATCCAATTAGGCGGTACAATATTAAAGACTGCACGTTGCAAAGAATTTAAGACTCCCGAAGGCCGCCAAATGGCATACGATAATATGAAAAAAGAGGGCATCGATGCCCTTGTAGTCATTGGTGGTGACGGTTCATTGAGCGGGGCACGCATTTTTGCACAGGAATTCGATGTGCCCTGCATCGGGTTGCCGGGAACCATTGACAACGATTTATACGGTACGGACACAACGATCGGATACGATACGGCATTGAACACGATTTTGGATGCGGTAGATAAGATACGCGACACAGCTACATCTCATGAACGTCTTTTCTTCGTGGAAGTTATGGGCCGAGATGCCGGTTTTCTTGCCTTGAACGGTGCGATTGCTTCCGGAGCAGAGGCAGCCATCATTCCCGAATTCAGTACCGAAGTGGACCAACTGGAAGAATTCATTAAAAGCGGATTCCGCAAATCAAAAAACAGCAGTATCGTACTCGTAGCAGAAAGCGAACTGACCGGAGGCGCCATGCATTATGCAGAACGTGTGAAGAACGAATACCCGCAATATGATGTACGTGTCACCATCTTAGGACACCTTCAACGCGGTGGCAGCCCTACTGCCCACGACCGAATACTTGCCAGCCGTCTGGGTGCGGCAGCGATAGATGCCATCATGGAGGACCAGCGTAATGTCATGATCGGTATCGACCATGATGAAATCGTTTACGTACCCTTCTCAAAAGCGATCAAGAACGACAAACGAATCAACAGGGAACTTGTAAACGTATTAAGAGAACTTTCCATCTAA
- a CDS encoding tyrosine-type recombinase/integrase: MDEKKESVRGLFLIPYMEKVIGTLRANRKLPAVRTYTATKNSFVKFSEEKELPMEIMEVFTPSRLKEYQNWLRCRDAEWNTVSTYMRTLKAVYNRLVSEKALVYDRKLFSDVYTKVESQTKRALSAGQMGTLLHTRFEELPENVQYALAYFLLMFLFHGMPFIDLAYLRKKDMKGDCIVYCRHKTGRQITVRIPPEARALLEQYSNKDDSSIYLFPILDRQVEGGKTKDTEKLYECYGKALGSFNRILAKIASLLLPGVEISSYTARHTWATLAFHAGVPIGIISKALGHSSIKVTETYLKPFDNEKVDVANDALIGSITKYGEEKNAA; encoded by the coding sequence ATGGATGAGAAAAAGGAATCTGTAAGAGGATTGTTTTTAATCCCTTACATGGAAAAGGTTATCGGAACCTTGAGAGCAAACAGGAAACTGCCAGCGGTGCGTACATATACCGCTACCAAGAACTCGTTTGTGAAATTCAGCGAAGAGAAAGAACTTCCGATGGAAATAATGGAGGTCTTTACTCCGAGCAGGTTGAAAGAGTATCAGAACTGGTTGCGTTGCAGGGATGCCGAATGGAATACGGTATCCACTTATATGCGCACACTCAAAGCGGTGTATAACAGACTCGTGTCAGAAAAGGCACTCGTTTACGACAGGAAACTGTTCAGCGATGTGTACACAAAGGTGGAATCACAAACCAAGCGTGCGCTGTCCGCAGGGCAAATGGGTACGCTCCTTCATACGAGGTTTGAAGAATTACCTGAAAATGTACAATATGCGCTAGCTTATTTTCTACTGATGTTCTTGTTTCATGGGATGCCGTTCATTGATTTGGCTTATCTGCGGAAAAAGGACATGAAAGGAGACTGTATCGTTTATTGCCGCCACAAGACCGGACGGCAGATAACAGTACGTATCCCACCCGAAGCGAGGGCTTTACTGGAGCAATATTCTAATAAGGATGACAGCTCCATCTATCTGTTTCCCATTTTGGACAGGCAGGTAGAAGGTGGAAAGACAAAAGACACCGAAAAACTGTATGAATGCTATGGGAAGGCATTGGGAAGTTTCAATCGGATACTTGCGAAAATAGCCTCGTTGTTACTTCCGGGTGTGGAAATAAGTTCTTACACCGCGCGCCATACTTGGGCTACGTTAGCTTTTCATGCAGGCGTCCCCATTGGCATTATCAGCAAGGCACTCGGACACTCGTCTATCAAGGTAACGGAAACTTACTTGAAACCTTTTGATAATGAAAAGGTGGACGTGGCGAACGATGCATTGATAGGCTCTATAACCAAATACGGGGAGGAGAAAAATGCTGCATAG
- a CDS encoding DUF3575 domain-containing protein, with amino-acid sequence MMNIPEYIKKIKLGAVCCGLLFTLLSNGYAGQPKGIMGVPGKPLMLYFRFDKELVDSGYMDNSRTLRHMEELFSDHQLCGRIDSISIFSFASPDGNLTYNERLACQRSMAVKGYLVWKYPHLDQYRIYPRPQGENWQELRCLIVNDECLPNREEVLHIIDCYKESQRCKTLLKKLNRGIPYRYIRDRLLPYLRNAAVCMVWIRRDSLPALPHAVFSNPYSMKTRMMSSINQTDECENNNLISYSQKIKEVSFRSCPLIAVKTNLLFDVALMPNVEIEVPIGKCWSVNGEYMFPWWLLKNNQCCLEILSGGLEGRYWLGSRDNRMDRDVLTGHFFGLYAGGGKYDLQWKENGYQGEFFIAAGVSYGYAHRIACNLHLEFNIGVGMLRTDYRHYHARDNYQTLLWQENGKYTWFGPTKVKISLVWLLNRKVKIGKGDKR; translated from the coding sequence ATGATGAATATACCTGAATATATAAAAAAAATAAAACTGGGGGCTGTCTGTTGCGGGTTGCTTTTCACCCTGCTTTCTAATGGTTATGCAGGTCAGCCAAAGGGAATAATGGGTGTGCCCGGTAAACCGTTGATGCTCTACTTTCGTTTTGACAAGGAACTGGTGGACAGTGGATATATGGACAACAGCCGGACATTACGCCATATGGAGGAATTGTTCAGTGATCACCAATTATGTGGGCGTATCGATTCCATTAGCATTTTTTCTTTTGCCTCTCCTGATGGTAATCTTACCTATAATGAAAGGCTGGCATGCCAACGTTCCATGGCGGTAAAGGGATATCTAGTATGGAAATATCCTCACTTAGACCAATATCGCATATATCCCCGTCCGCAAGGTGAAAACTGGCAGGAATTGCGTTGTTTGATCGTAAACGATGAGTGTCTGCCGAACCGAGAAGAGGTACTGCATATTATTGATTGCTATAAAGAATCCCAACGTTGTAAGACATTACTGAAGAAGTTGAACAGGGGTATTCCTTACCGTTATATCCGTGACCGGCTGTTACCTTATTTGCGTAACGCTGCCGTGTGCATGGTATGGATAAGACGGGATAGTCTACCTGCACTTCCCCATGCTGTTTTTTCTAACCCGTACAGCATGAAAACAAGAATGATGTCAAGCATAAACCAAACTGATGAATGCGAGAATAACAACCTTATATCCTATTCGCAAAAAATTAAGGAGGTATCCTTTCGTAGCTGTCCGCTGATTGCCGTGAAAACCAATTTGCTGTTCGATGTTGCGCTGATGCCTAACGTGGAGATAGAAGTGCCAATAGGCAAATGCTGGTCGGTGAACGGGGAATACATGTTTCCGTGGTGGTTGCTGAAGAATAACCAATGCTGCCTTGAAATCCTCTCGGGAGGTCTGGAAGGACGATATTGGCTAGGCAGTAGAGACAATCGCATGGACCGTGATGTTTTGACCGGACATTTCTTTGGACTGTATGCCGGAGGAGGCAAGTACGATCTGCAATGGAAAGAGAATGGCTATCAGGGTGAGTTCTTCATCGCTGCAGGCGTCAGTTATGGCTATGCCCACCGGATAGCCTGCAACCTGCATCTGGAATTTAACATCGGTGTTGGGATGCTCCGCACCGATTACCGTCATTACCATGCTCGCGACAACTACCAAACCCTGCTATGGCAGGAGAACGGCAAATATACATGGTTCGGTCCCACGAAAGTGAAGATTTCGCTGGTATGGTTGCTGAACCGCAAGGTGAAAATAGGGAAAGGAGACAAAAGATGA
- a CDS encoding DUF5119 domain-containing protein, giving the protein MVAEPQGENRERRQKMNGERLTMGGGRAALASAWIYQWTFLCLLFLLVSCGRRELTYSDESEILLIADWGKAGLSEQEGRYGATAIFYPTNGGTSLTVLMGDRSRKSVRLKEGCYDIVLFNRSFDDFSSIAFRGMETHHTLEAYARNIQVKGTDNGKMSMDSPDELAADCVEGFEVTPDMLGNYGVSPTRSMEIQSPCQLCFNPRKLTKEITATFHIKGMNNIRSATCTLGGMPESVFLASGKSSERTMTQQFGLDKKNYLPGSQTEGTMSATFSVFGFDESILHEVHFKAQLVDGETEFVEELNDITVNLSEDSEGTVHITIDVICGETVPTVKPEGSSGMDADVDSWDEEENRDIDI; this is encoded by the coding sequence ATGGTTGCTGAACCGCAAGGTGAAAATAGGGAAAGGAGACAAAAGATGAATGGTGAACGACTGACTATGGGCGGTGGACGGGCTGCGCTGGCATCTGCCTGGATATATCAATGGACATTTCTTTGCCTGTTATTCCTATTGGTGAGTTGTGGCCGTCGTGAACTGACCTATTCCGATGAATCGGAGATACTCCTTATCGCTGATTGGGGCAAAGCAGGATTAAGTGAGCAGGAAGGACGTTATGGCGCTACCGCCATATTCTACCCTACGAACGGAGGCACGTCCCTTACGGTGTTGATGGGTGACCGTAGCCGCAAGAGTGTTCGATTGAAAGAAGGATGCTATGACATTGTACTATTCAACCGTTCGTTCGATGATTTCAGCAGTATCGCTTTTCGTGGGATGGAAACCCACCACACATTGGAGGCTTATGCTAGGAACATACAGGTCAAGGGGACGGATAATGGCAAAATGTCTATGGATAGTCCCGATGAGCTAGCCGCTGACTGTGTGGAAGGATTTGAGGTGACTCCCGACATGCTGGGCAATTACGGAGTTTCTCCCACGAGGAGTATGGAAATCCAGTCTCCCTGCCAGCTCTGCTTCAATCCCCGCAAGTTGACCAAGGAGATAACTGCCACCTTCCATATCAAGGGGATGAACAATATCCGTTCCGCCACCTGTACGCTGGGCGGTATGCCGGAATCCGTGTTCCTAGCTTCGGGTAAGTCTTCGGAACGGACGATGACACAGCAGTTCGGGTTGGATAAGAAAAACTATTTGCCCGGCTCGCAGACGGAAGGCACGATGAGTGCCACGTTCAGTGTGTTCGGTTTTGACGAGAGCATTCTTCACGAGGTGCATTTTAAGGCTCAGCTCGTGGACGGGGAAACGGAGTTTGTTGAGGAACTCAATGACATAACGGTGAATTTGTCGGAAGACAGCGAGGGAACTGTCCATATCACCATCGATGTGATATGCGGAGAAACTGTGCCCACGGTGAAACCCGAAGGCAGTTCGGGCATGGATGCCGATGTGGATAGCTGGGACGAGGAAGAGAATAGGGATATAGACATATAA
- a CDS encoding fimbrillin family protein: MRTKNLMMVMAVLALAGCSQNEVTDMNPDAHPVIGFDVYTGVQTRGAETDLGALKVSNAGFGFFAYKTAGEWSSVGSDATPDFLYNEHGTWTDGSPSGSWGYTNTRFWPTNDDKISFFSYAPYEASPTDGSNKGIKLSGKTDKGAPVLDFALTTSNDYKDMVDLVTDCRDDIKNQIATSNKANAGIVSFKFSHVLTKVADIKVKPDQSLGTDIKIYVKELKLLPGTNKLQNKAKYQFSDGKWGAASEGASYFTSELDLSGFLNKDTSVDWCGYTTPSVDVSSTTATSLFPSGQALYFIPVDNVTGTGVKGDLKLKIKYAIVTKVSDSTNVTSETEKEVELPQYTFKKGTAHTYTLTIKLNTIGITVDDSAINWDTATGEDLNVE; this comes from the coding sequence ATGAGGACAAAAAATTTAATGATGGTAATGGCAGTCCTTGCACTGGCAGGCTGCTCGCAGAATGAAGTGACTGATATGAACCCGGATGCGCATCCGGTGATCGGATTTGATGTGTACACGGGTGTACAGACGAGAGGAGCTGAAACAGACTTGGGCGCATTGAAAGTGTCGAATGCCGGTTTCGGCTTCTTCGCGTATAAGACAGCAGGTGAGTGGAGTTCGGTGGGCTCTGATGCCACACCCGATTTCCTGTACAATGAACATGGTACATGGACGGACGGAAGTCCGTCCGGTAGCTGGGGATATACCAATACTCGTTTTTGGCCTACCAACGATGACAAGATCAGCTTCTTCTCCTATGCACCCTATGAGGCCAGTCCGACTGACGGAAGCAATAAAGGCATCAAGTTGTCTGGAAAAACCGATAAAGGGGCTCCTGTCCTTGATTTTGCTTTGACAACAAGCAATGACTATAAGGACATGGTGGACTTAGTGACAGACTGTAGGGACGACATCAAAAACCAAATCGCCACGAGCAACAAGGCTAATGCGGGGATCGTTTCTTTCAAATTCAGCCATGTGCTGACGAAAGTGGCGGACATCAAGGTGAAGCCTGACCAGTCTTTGGGTACTGATATAAAAATATATGTGAAGGAACTGAAACTGCTACCGGGAACCAACAAACTCCAGAACAAAGCGAAATACCAATTTTCCGATGGCAAATGGGGGGCTGCTTCAGAAGGTGCTTCCTATTTCACGAGTGAGCTGGATTTGTCGGGCTTCCTAAATAAAGATACAAGTGTGGATTGGTGTGGTTACACCACCCCGTCTGTGGATGTAAGCAGTACTACAGCCACTTCGTTATTCCCTTCGGGGCAAGCGCTTTACTTTATCCCGGTGGACAACGTAACCGGAACAGGTGTGAAAGGTGATTTGAAGTTGAAAATAAAATATGCCATCGTGACAAAAGTATCTGATAGTACAAATGTGACCAGTGAAACCGAGAAAGAAGTGGAATTGCCCCAATATACTTTCAAAAAAGGAACGGCACATACTTATACACTGACTATCAAACTGAATACCATTGGCATTACTGTTGATGATTCAGCTATCAACTGGGATACAGCCACCGGTGAAGATCTGAACGTTGAATAA
- a CDS encoding fimbrillin family protein, whose protein sequence is MMIKTNDLIAMTLGLLMAFSGCQTEKETPDKPEGSIPVGFSGDMPETRAATEYGSVADLTAIGVFAYFTNGMFSESGSIPNFMYNQQVERQSVDGSWIYAPVKYWPGNTTDKISFFAYAPYVGETENSNLSFQDKGTASGFPVLGYTVPPVEADQMDFLAATPVMNRNDGNVSFKLHHTLTKVNVWVKNNDNTEGKSVTSFSITGIKSGTLIYYAPTADTDNGWKWAYPSSDVKETFTADITNFPVPNTILEGKKLLATFFLLPFGEGSQFSITYQYTAKDANDNTITQTINKENQPLPSTDSWSPGASVGYTIGIARKTVSVMQEDGSVSWEEDTGSETVKGTEGETGS, encoded by the coding sequence ATGATGATAAAAACAAACGACCTGATAGCCATGACACTCGGTTTGCTGATGGCATTCTCCGGATGCCAAACGGAGAAAGAAACACCGGATAAGCCGGAAGGAAGCATTCCGGTAGGTTTCTCGGGTGATATGCCCGAAACAAGGGCAGCGACGGAGTACGGTTCGGTAGCCGACCTTACCGCCATAGGCGTGTTCGCCTACTTCACTAACGGAATGTTTAGTGAGAGTGGTTCCATCCCCAATTTCATGTACAACCAGCAGGTAGAACGGCAGTCGGTAGATGGAAGTTGGATATATGCTCCCGTGAAATACTGGCCGGGCAACACAACGGACAAAATAAGCTTCTTCGCTTATGCTCCTTATGTTGGTGAGACGGAAAATAGCAACCTTTCCTTTCAGGATAAAGGAACGGCAAGCGGATTTCCGGTACTGGGTTATACCGTCCCCCCAGTCGAAGCCGACCAGATGGACTTTCTTGCTGCGACTCCGGTAATGAACCGAAATGATGGTAATGTAAGTTTCAAACTGCACCATACGCTAACCAAAGTTAATGTTTGGGTAAAAAACAATGATAATACGGAAGGAAAATCTGTGACTTCCTTCTCCATAACGGGGATCAAGAGTGGAACGCTGATTTACTATGCCCCTACGGCTGATACCGACAATGGTTGGAAGTGGGCATATCCCTCCTCTGACGTTAAGGAAACTTTTACCGCTGACATAACAAATTTCCCCGTACCAAATACTATTTTGGAAGGTAAGAAACTGCTTGCCACCTTTTTTCTGCTTCCTTTCGGGGAAGGAAGCCAGTTCAGCATCACTTATCAGTATACGGCAAAGGATGCAAATGATAATACCATTACTCAAACCATCAACAAGGAAAATCAGCCTTTACCTTCGACTGACAGTTGGAGCCCGGGAGCTTCCGTAGGATATACCATCGGAATCGCAAGAAAGACTGTCTCCGTGATGCAGGAAGATGGTTCTGTATCTTGGGAAGAAGACACAGGCTCTGAGACGGTAAAAGGAACTGAAGGGGAAACAGGAAGCTGA
- a CDS encoding fimbrillin family protein yields the protein MKSFTCIIFWGILLICNACTDENETNNGVITDLYNGVPLNVQAIITGFENSPGFGKPSTRTFVADEHLKTKFADGDSIGVFAVKGGAIVDGIDNIPLIYNASGRNWNSVENGKTLYWYDGISYVAYYPYRKNITIDASEDMDKIIASLVGNEKLQPAQDQSSPEKHVSSDLMIAIGVLDTNLSSIILSFPFHHQFTLLVLHPQAYIGCFAPVDAGFVYHKESRILRTDSAAINVDLNGITPYRIDSLKYCAIVLPQENAQISGKYRTTNGRDGTDTQINYSGSSIAFASGKCYMLKVISPVPGIGSTERKLYPGDFIFQNEEEQRIEVYPGDGELENDGKIYDYGNAIGMVITCDPNKMTDEKCNEKGWKHAYVMGLKNLGIGRWGRMGRLETGITPMTKDDEDLEKNMNGYSETEQMLSNYAEDVLDSCRSFKLINDYRVTAAVPEGLKLKRSPWFIPSIGQWFDMLVNICGKSPRAFQNNTGNGLNDTEWGRETLDKLTEQLFKVASPLPEFTGDRRLGFSCSSQYDKNRNWMLLWHIDDPGFPTWSRICLQGYSKAASWNVRPFFAF from the coding sequence ATGAAATCTTTCACCTGCATAATCTTTTGGGGCATCCTTCTGATTTGTAACGCATGCACCGACGAAAACGAAACAAATAATGGAGTAATAACGGATCTCTATAATGGCGTGCCCCTAAACGTTCAAGCCATAATAACCGGTTTTGAAAACTCTCCCGGCTTCGGGAAGCCTTCTACGCGTACCTTTGTGGCGGACGAACATCTAAAGACGAAGTTTGCCGATGGTGATTCTATTGGTGTTTTCGCAGTGAAAGGTGGTGCAATAGTGGATGGTATCGATAATATCCCACTGATTTACAATGCGTCAGGCAGGAACTGGAACTCTGTGGAGAATGGAAAGACGCTTTATTGGTATGATGGAATAAGTTATGTCGCATACTATCCATACAGGAAAAATATCACAATAGACGCCTCAGAGGACATGGATAAAATCATAGCCTCGTTGGTCGGGAATGAAAAATTGCAACCTGCACAAGATCAGTCCTCACCAGAAAAACATGTATCCAGCGACCTTATGATTGCCATTGGTGTTCTTGACACCAACCTTTCTTCCATAATCCTAAGTTTTCCGTTTCACCATCAGTTTACGTTGCTTGTGTTGCATCCACAGGCATATATAGGTTGTTTTGCTCCCGTAGATGCGGGTTTTGTATACCACAAGGAATCAAGAATCTTAAGAACAGACTCAGCGGCTATAAATGTAGATTTGAACGGTATTACTCCTTATCGGATAGACTCTTTGAAATATTGCGCCATTGTTCTACCACAAGAAAATGCACAGATTTCGGGAAAATATCGAACCACCAACGGGAGAGATGGTACAGATACACAGATTAACTACTCCGGCAGTTCCATCGCTTTTGCTTCTGGAAAGTGCTATATGCTGAAAGTAATCAGTCCTGTACCCGGCATAGGGAGTACGGAGAGGAAGCTCTACCCCGGAGATTTTATCTTTCAGAATGAGGAAGAGCAGCGAATAGAGGTGTATCCCGGAGACGGGGAGTTGGAAAATGATGGGAAAATTTATGATTATGGAAATGCTATTGGAATGGTGATCACTTGTGATCCTAATAAAATGACAGACGAAAAATGCAATGAAAAAGGATGGAAACATGCTTATGTGATGGGATTGAAGAATTTAGGGATTGGTCGTTGGGGGAGGATGGGACGATTGGAAACAGGCATTACTCCAATGACAAAAGATGATGAAGATCTTGAGAAAAACATGAATGGTTACTCTGAAACGGAACAGATGCTGAGTAATTATGCTGAAGATGTCCTGGATAGCTGCCGTTCCTTCAAATTGATAAATGACTATAGGGTTACGGCAGCAGTACCCGAAGGACTTAAACTTAAACGTAGTCCATGGTTTATACCTAGTATTGGTCAGTGGTTTGATATGCTAGTGAATATTTGTGGAAAGTCACCGAGAGCTTTCCAAAATAATACCGGTAATGGCTTGAATGACACAGAGTGGGGACGAGAAACACTGGATAAACTGACAGAACAGTTATTTAAAGTAGCCAGTCCGTTACCAGAGTTTACAGGTGATCGCAGACTTGGTTTTAGTTGCAGTTCCCAATATGATAAAAATAGAAACTGGATGTTACTCTGGCATATTGATGATCCCGGGTTTCCTACTTGGAGCAGGATCTGCTTACAAGGATATAGTAAAGCTGCATCCTGGAATGTCCGTCCGTTTTTCGCTTTTTAA
- a CDS encoding 4-hydroxy-3-methylbut-2-enyl diphosphate reductase yields MIRVEIDEGSGFCFGVVTAIHKAEEELAKGVTLYCLGDIVHNSREVERLKAMGLITINHEEFSQLHNAKVLLRAHGEPPETYAIARKNNIEIIDATCPVVLRLQKRIKQEHLQEDGEEKQIIIYGQNGHAEVLGLVGQTIGKAIVIEKLEEAKGLDFSKSIRLYSQTTKSLDEFWEIVDYIKEHISPDATFEYYDTICRQVANRMPNLRKFAASHDLIFFVSGKKSSNGKMLFSECLKVNPNSHLIDSAEEIDDSLLHEVSSIGVCGATSTPKWLMEEVYKDIKSRLGQKDI; encoded by the coding sequence ATGATAAGAGTAGAAATAGACGAAGGTTCTGGTTTTTGCTTCGGAGTGGTGACAGCCATTCATAAAGCAGAAGAAGAGTTGGCAAAAGGTGTTACGCTCTACTGCCTCGGTGATATTGTTCATAATAGCCGGGAAGTAGAACGTCTGAAAGCAATGGGGTTAATCACTATCAACCATGAAGAATTCAGCCAGTTGCACAATGCCAAAGTTTTGCTTAGGGCACATGGTGAACCACCTGAAACTTATGCTATCGCCCGCAAAAACAATATTGAAATCATCGATGCAACCTGTCCGGTCGTACTACGTCTGCAAAAAAGAATCAAACAAGAACATCTCCAAGAAGACGGAGAAGAAAAACAAATCATCATCTACGGTCAAAATGGACATGCCGAAGTATTAGGTCTTGTAGGGCAAACCATCGGTAAAGCAATCGTCATCGAAAAACTGGAAGAGGCCAAAGGACTTGACTTTTCCAAAAGCATCCGTCTCTATTCCCAAACCACTAAATCCTTGGATGAGTTCTGGGAAATCGTAGATTATATCAAAGAGCATATCTCACCGGATGCAACTTTCGAATATTACGACACGATCTGCCGCCAAGTAGCAAACCGAATGCCTAACCTTCGCAAATTTGCCGCATCGCACGACCTTATTTTTTTCGTTAGCGGAAAGAAAAGCTCTAACGGTAAAATGCTCTTCAGCGAATGCCTCAAAGTCAATCCTAATTCACATCTGATAGACAGCGCTGAAGAAATTGATGACTCTTTACTCCATGAAGTGAGTTCGATCGGAGTATGCGGTGCCACATCCACTCCCAAATGGCTGATGGAAGAGGTATACAAAGATATCAAATCACGTTTAGGGCAAAAGGATATCTAA
- the cmk gene encoding (d)CMP kinase: MKRITIAIDGFSSCGKSTMAKDLAQEIGYIYIDSGAMYRAVTLYSIENGLFKGDVINTEELKRRINDIHITFRIDPETGRPNTYLNDVNVENKIRTMEVSSKVSPISALDFVRKAMVAQQQAMGKEKGIVMDGRDIGTTVFPDAELKIFVTASPEIRAQRRFAELEAKGQEVNFNEILENVKQRDYIDQNREVSPLRKADDALLLDNTNLTIPQQKEWLSMQFNKIIKQ, from the coding sequence ATGAAGAGAATCACAATAGCAATCGATGGTTTTTCCTCTTGCGGAAAAAGCACAATGGCCAAAGACCTGGCACAGGAAATTGGATATATTTACATAGATAGCGGTGCCATGTATCGCGCTGTCACTCTATATAGCATAGAAAACGGACTTTTCAAAGGAGACGTTATCAATACGGAGGAGTTGAAACGCCGAATCAATGACATACATATTACTTTTCGCATAGATCCCGAAACCGGGCGGCCAAATACTTACCTAAATGATGTGAATGTAGAAAACAAAATTCGCACGATGGAGGTTTCTTCCAAAGTAAGTCCGATCAGTGCGCTTGATTTTGTACGTAAGGCTATGGTAGCTCAACAACAAGCAATGGGAAAGGAGAAAGGAATTGTTATGGACGGACGTGATATCGGCACGACTGTATTTCCGGATGCAGAATTGAAAATATTCGTTACAGCCTCTCCTGAAATCCGTGCGCAACGCAGGTTTGCAGAATTGGAAGCTAAAGGGCAAGAAGTCAATTTCAACGAAATACTGGAGAATGTAAAACAACGTGATTATATCGACCAGAACCGGGAAGTGAGTCCTTTACGTAAGGCAGACGACGCTTTGTTGCTTGATAATACCAACCTGACCATTCCTCAACAGAAAGAGTGGTTATCGATGCAATTCAACAAGATAATAAAGCAATAG